A stretch of bacterium DNA encodes these proteins:
- the pilM gene encoding type IV pilus assembly protein PilM, protein MARGATHVLGLDIGTQAIKAVELRLAGHEVRMVGRPVVIPTPEHSVSGGRVVDTAAVSEALGDLLSRNGFGTKKVIASVGGDTDVVVRITQVPKMTGKELDEAIQWELERQAPFPVDQAVYDYQPIHRPDAPADATDMDVLLAVAQEEMVDAHVESLMAAKLTPVAIDVEPLAVARAMVDAGGEAVADQTVVIVHIGASNTAIIIVRKGLLAFVRTIPTAGATLTSAIRQNMTEDEASAERVKRLFADLSGSYAYEGAEAPAGEATSAFDAIGEVEDTDSVFEMSDADQHIGGYGEPDLDEAATQLEMDTSQTYAVPPSTVAPVAGAETPIATAPAPAPVPPEIEAVRSQVYEAIAQPLLDLATEVRRSLDFYRRGHRDEDIDHLYLSGGSAVIPGLASFLGAEIGMGVEVANPFEYVVVGDEVTDEFLNDVGPMCVIAVGLAMRDMFD, encoded by the coding sequence ATGGCCAGAGGCGCCACCCACGTACTCGGCCTGGACATTGGGACGCAGGCGATCAAGGCCGTTGAGTTGCGGCTGGCAGGCCACGAGGTTCGCATGGTCGGCCGGCCGGTGGTGATCCCGACTCCCGAGCACAGCGTTTCCGGCGGGCGCGTGGTAGATACCGCGGCCGTCAGCGAGGCGCTGGGCGACCTGCTGAGCCGCAACGGCTTCGGCACCAAGAAGGTCATCGCCTCGGTCGGCGGCGACACCGACGTGGTCGTCCGGATCACGCAAGTCCCCAAGATGACCGGCAAAGAGTTGGACGAGGCGATCCAGTGGGAGCTGGAGCGCCAGGCTCCCTTCCCCGTTGACCAGGCTGTCTACGACTACCAGCCCATTCACCGTCCCGACGCCCCCGCTGACGCCACCGACATGGATGTGCTCCTGGCTGTGGCCCAGGAGGAGATGGTGGATGCGCACGTCGAGTCGTTGATGGCCGCGAAACTGACGCCCGTCGCCATTGATGTCGAGCCGCTGGCCGTCGCGCGCGCCATGGTGGATGCCGGCGGCGAGGCCGTCGCCGATCAGACGGTCGTCATTGTGCACATCGGCGCCAGCAACACCGCGATCATCATCGTCCGCAAGGGGCTGTTGGCGTTCGTGCGCACCATCCCGACCGCCGGGGCGACCCTGACGTCCGCCATCCGCCAGAACATGACTGAAGACGAGGCCTCCGCCGAACGGGTCAAGCGCCTCTTCGCCGATCTGAGCGGCAGCTATGCCTATGAGGGCGCCGAGGCTCCGGCCGGCGAGGCCACCTCCGCCTTTGACGCCATCGGCGAGGTGGAGGACACGGACTCCGTCTTCGAGATGTCCGACGCTGACCAGCACATCGGCGGGTACGGCGAGCCGGACCTGGATGAGGCGGCGACGCAGCTCGAGATGGACACATCGCAGACCTACGCCGTGCCGCCGAGCACCGTGGCGCCCGTGGCGGGAGCCGAGACGCCCATAGCGACCGCTCCGGCGCCCGCGCCTGTGCCTCCGGAAATCGAGGCTGTGCGCTCTCAGGTGTACGAGGCCATCGCGCAGCCGCTGCTGGATCTGGCGACTGAGGTCCGCCGCTCGCTCGACTTCTACCGCCGTGGGCACCGCGACGAGGACATTGACCACCTGTACCTGTCCGGTGGGTCGGCAGTCATCCCGGGGCTCGCGAGCTTCCTGGGCGCCGAAATCGGCATGGGCGTCGAGGTAGCGAACCCCTTTGAGTACGTGGTGGTGGGGGACGAAGTGACAGACGAGTTTCTCAACGACGTCGGCCCGATGTGCGTGATCGCGGTCGGGCTGGCGATGCGCGACATGTTCGACTGA
- a CDS encoding type II secretion system GspH family protein has translation MPRRHDTGFTLIELLVVIGIFVVLTAIIVPIGQRLRESNRTSTCEAHLAHIGQALKVYFTDEGGVPPVGVEGTLSGGPTGTSVDLVMWPSLQSLFVLGYINDRNTLHCPRHTKTVAGAALTDESPEFYASYACQDPLAKPTGSPLRQYKYMPYRWALQGGYPDDYRRQLAREGFDDDDGTDELGDHVLQVTIGSANYLVAGKIGSRPPDDTIVTWCNYHADTYKLNRHGQYIALYWDGSVKLLDQELFRDDGVEPAEAWQIKPSDIAH, from the coding sequence ATGCCGCGTCGGCATGACACAGGATTTACACTGATCGAGCTGCTCGTGGTCATCGGCATCTTTGTGGTGCTGACGGCGATCATCGTGCCGATCGGTCAGCGCCTGCGCGAAAGCAACCGCACCAGCACCTGCGAGGCTCACCTGGCGCACATCGGCCAGGCGCTGAAGGTGTACTTCACGGATGAGGGCGGGGTGCCGCCCGTGGGGGTGGAGGGGACGCTTTCCGGCGGCCCGACGGGCACCAGCGTGGATCTGGTGATGTGGCCGTCGCTGCAGTCGCTGTTCGTGCTGGGGTACATCAACGACCGGAACACGCTGCACTGCCCGCGGCACACCAAGACGGTCGCGGGGGCCGCGCTGACCGATGAGTCGCCCGAGTTCTACGCCAGCTACGCCTGCCAGGACCCGCTGGCCAAGCCGACGGGCAGCCCGCTGCGACAGTACAAGTACATGCCGTACCGGTGGGCGCTGCAGGGCGGTTACCCGGACGATTACCGGCGGCAGTTGGCGCGCGAGGGGTTTGACGACGATGACGGGACGGATGAGCTCGGCGACCACGTGCTGCAGGTGACGATCGGCTCGGCTAACTACCTGGTGGCCGGCAAGATCGGGTCGCGGCCGCCGGACGACACGATCGTGACGTGGTGCAACTACCACGCCGACACATACAAGCTCAACCGCCACGGACAGTACATCGCGCTGTACTGGGATGGTTCAGTCAAGCTGCTAGACCAGGAGTTGTTCCGGGACGACGGGGTTGAGCCGGCCGAAGCCTGGCAGATCAAGCCTTCGGACATAGCCCACTAA
- a CDS encoding type II secretion system F family protein — MATFAYVAKDKTGKEVKGQQDASNKDALIKNLRAKGLVVGSITEEKAVAKAKQKSGGFKLFGGKVNLKDLSIFCRQFATMINAGVSLVRCLDVLEQQTNSPRLKEIIRDIEAEVQGGATLSRSMAKFPRVFSNLTTGLVRAGEVGGVLDETLDRLAGFLEKDMELRRKVKSSMTYPVLVMVVAVGIVTFLVTFILPKFLQLFKELGMTDDKFPMPTLILMKVSNFMTSKWYIMIALIVASTIALNRIRATKTGRRYFDIARLKAPVFGPLNHKICIARFARTFSTLLSSGVPILQAMETVAGTVDNDIISDAILMSRAAIREGDTIADPLAASKMFPPMVVQMITIGEETGQLDSMLSKVADFYESEVDAALESLTSALEPVLIVFLGVVVGFIVVAMFLPLVAIIGELSQ; from the coding sequence ATGGCAACGTTTGCGTATGTTGCCAAGGACAAGACCGGCAAAGAGGTCAAGGGCCAGCAGGACGCCAGCAACAAGGACGCCCTCATCAAGAATCTGCGCGCCAAGGGCCTGGTCGTTGGGTCGATCACCGAAGAGAAGGCGGTCGCCAAGGCTAAGCAGAAGTCGGGTGGCTTCAAGCTCTTTGGCGGCAAGGTCAACCTGAAGGACCTCTCCATCTTCTGCCGGCAGTTCGCCACCATGATCAACGCTGGCGTGTCGCTGGTCCGGTGCCTGGACGTGCTCGAGCAGCAGACCAACAGCCCGCGCCTCAAGGAGATCATCCGCGACATCGAGGCCGAGGTACAAGGCGGCGCCACACTGTCGCGCTCGATGGCCAAGTTCCCGCGCGTGTTCTCGAACCTGACGACCGGTCTGGTGCGCGCCGGGGAAGTCGGCGGTGTGCTCGACGAGACCCTTGACCGTCTGGCAGGCTTCCTGGAAAAGGACATGGAGCTGCGCCGGAAGGTCAAGTCCTCCATGACCTACCCGGTGCTGGTCATGGTCGTTGCCGTCGGCATCGTGACCTTCCTGGTCACGTTCATCCTCCCCAAGTTCCTCCAGCTCTTCAAGGAGCTGGGCATGACGGACGACAAGTTCCCCATGCCGACGCTGATCCTCATGAAGGTCAGCAACTTCATGACCAGCAAGTGGTACATCATGATCGCCCTGATCGTGGCCTCGACGATCGCGCTGAACCGCATCCGGGCCACGAAGACCGGACGGCGGTACTTCGACATAGCCCGGCTCAAAGCGCCCGTGTTCGGGCCACTCAACCACAAGATCTGCATCGCTCGCTTCGCGCGCACGTTCTCGACCCTGCTGTCCTCGGGCGTACCGATCCTGCAGGCCATGGAAACCGTGGCCGGCACCGTGGACAACGACATCATCTCCGACGCCATCCTGATGTCCCGCGCGGCCATCCGTGAGGGTGACACCATCGCCGACCCGCTGGCGGCCAGCAAGATGTTCCCGCCCATGGTCGTACAGATGATCACCATCGGCGAGGAGACCGGGCAGCTCGACTCGATGTTGTCGAAAGTCGCCGACTTCTACGAGTCCGAGGTGGATGCGGCGCTGGAAAGCCTGACCAGCGCGCTGGAGCCGGTGCTGATCGTGTTCCTGGGTGTCGTGGTCGGCTTCATCGTCGTGGCGATGTTCCTGCCGCTGGTGGCTATCATCGGCGAGTTGTCGCAGTAG
- a CDS encoding type IV pilus twitching motility protein PilT: MHIDELLEIVVENNSSDLHIASGLPPIMRVDGELKAMRYTPMTPEVSQRMIYDVLTDDQIQRFETDLELDCSYQLRKVARFRVNVFKDRGTIASALRLIPTKIPTVQQLGLPAVVEKLARRPRGLLLVTGPTGSGKSTTLASMINQINTERAEHIITIEDPIEYLHTHKKCIINQREVGQDTHQFQNALRASLREDPDALLVGEMRDLETIKLAITCAETGHLVMGTLHTNSAAESVDRIIDVFPADEQEQIRVQLSNNLIAVMSQQLLPRAGQPGRVAAIEVMVANSAIRNLIRENKAHQMTSMIQTGAADGMQTMDQALRDLVQQSLVTYEVAMQRAQNPQELEKLLAGEG; encoded by the coding sequence AGAACAACTCCTCCGACCTCCACATCGCCAGCGGCCTGCCGCCGATCATGCGCGTGGACGGCGAACTGAAGGCCATGCGCTACACGCCCATGACGCCGGAAGTGTCGCAGCGCATGATCTACGACGTCCTCACGGATGACCAGATCCAGCGCTTCGAGACCGACCTGGAGCTGGACTGTTCGTACCAGCTTCGCAAGGTGGCGCGCTTCCGCGTCAACGTGTTCAAGGACCGGGGCACGATCGCCTCGGCCCTGCGGCTTATCCCCACCAAGATTCCGACGGTGCAGCAGTTGGGGCTGCCGGCGGTGGTCGAGAAGCTGGCGCGGCGGCCGCGCGGCCTGTTGCTGGTCACCGGCCCGACTGGGAGCGGCAAGTCCACGACCCTGGCCTCGATGATCAACCAGATCAACACCGAGCGCGCCGAGCATATCATCACCATCGAGGACCCCATCGAGTACCTGCACACCCACAAGAAGTGCATCATCAACCAGCGCGAGGTGGGGCAGGATACCCACCAGTTCCAGAACGCGCTACGCGCCAGCCTGCGCGAAGACCCCGATGCGCTGCTGGTCGGTGAGATGCGCGACCTGGAGACGATCAAGCTGGCCATCACCTGCGCCGAGACGGGCCACCTCGTGATGGGGACCCTGCACACCAACAGCGCGGCCGAGTCCGTAGACCGCATCATTGACGTGTTCCCCGCTGATGAGCAGGAGCAGATCCGCGTCCAGCTCTCCAACAACCTGATCGCGGTCATGTCGCAGCAGCTCCTGCCGCGGGCCGGGCAGCCGGGCCGCGTGGCGGCCATTGAGGTCATGGTGGCCAACTCGGCCATCCGCAACCTGATCCGTGAAAACAAGGCGCACCAGATGACCTCCATGATCCAGACGGGCGCCGCCGACGGGATGCAGACAATGGACCAGGCCCTGCGCGACCTCGTGCAGCAGAGCCTCGTGACGTATGAGGTCGCGATGCAGCGGGCCCAGAACCCACAGGAGTTGGAGAAGCTCCTGGCGGGAGAAGGCTAG
- a CDS encoding prepilin peptidase produces MFELLPPWILTVFLFAFGAALGSFLNVVIYRLPRAESFVHPPSHCFSCGARLGVLDLFPVVSYVLLRGRCRHCGAGFSPRYALVEAACGLLAVAIVNLWGLSLFALAVFVVCLCLIAIFFIDLDHMIIPDEFVAIIAVLGLAVDAWRLATGRGNPVSFGDPLTIGTPDVFRAVYLPSSVVGLLIGAGLLLFVGWVFEKLMGKPSMGGGDIKLAGAMGTWLGPGYLFLSYFLLAVVAGAVVGVIAMALRARGRRDYIPFGPMLAASGIAVMLWGEAIGPWVIGRFSG; encoded by the coding sequence ATGTTTGAGCTGCTGCCGCCCTGGATCCTGACTGTGTTCCTGTTTGCCTTCGGGGCGGCCCTCGGCAGCTTTCTTAATGTAGTTATATATAGACTTCCCCGCGCCGAGTCCTTCGTACATCCCCCCTCGCACTGCTTCAGTTGCGGCGCCCGGCTGGGCGTGCTGGACCTCTTCCCGGTGGTCTCCTACGTGCTGCTGCGGGGCCGATGCCGCCACTGCGGGGCGGGGTTCAGCCCGCGCTACGCCCTCGTCGAGGCGGCCTGCGGCCTGCTGGCGGTGGCCATCGTCAACCTCTGGGGGCTCTCGCTGTTCGCCCTGGCCGTCTTCGTGGTCTGTCTCTGCCTCATTGCCATCTTCTTCATTGACCTGGACCACATGATCATCCCGGACGAGTTCGTGGCGATCATCGCCGTCCTGGGCTTGGCCGTGGATGCGTGGCGGCTGGCGACCGGGCGCGGGAACCCGGTGTCCTTTGGCGATCCGCTGACCATCGGGACGCCGGATGTGTTCCGGGCGGTCTACCTGCCGAGTTCGGTGGTGGGACTGCTCATTGGCGCGGGGCTGCTGCTGTTTGTGGGCTGGGTGTTCGAGAAGCTGATGGGCAAGCCGAGCATGGGCGGCGGGGACATTAAGCTGGCGGGGGCGATGGGCACCTGGCTGGGGCCGGGCTACCTGTTCCTGTCGTACTTCCTGCTGGCGGTGGTGGCCGGGGCCGTGGTCGGGGTCATCGCCATGGCCCTACGGGCGCGCGGCCGTCGCGACTACATCCCCTTCGGGCCCATGCTGGCCGCCTCCGGCATCGCGGTGATGTTGTGGGGCGAGGCCATCGGCCCGTGGGTCATCGGGCGTTTCTCGGGCTGA
- a CDS encoding prepilin-type N-terminal cleavage/methylation domain-containing protein codes for MKQIRTAHPRATHGFTLVELLVVIGIIVILAAILYPVFQSVREKARQAQCRSNLHQIAVALREYRDKWDRYPFAPYYDSTAGRWLGGISALYPDFVSDKGLLICPDDHQISTRKGTAADICYSSYNGMVSTSDWTFETSDQTNPDGLGDVTGAVERTYNYYGYSQEGYDCFDDSTRPFKSTLASWLRNDGLSWRHYPRLYNRNAPDNTIITHCVHHRRFYGKELAKMDAVVTLGGKSSMVNVSQMSRAGTDAAHPSKWVSQKN; via the coding sequence ATGAAGCAAATTCGCACCGCGCATCCGCGCGCCACACACGGGTTCACACTCGTCGAGTTGCTGGTTGTCATTGGGATCATCGTGATCCTGGCCGCGATTCTCTACCCCGTGTTCCAGTCGGTCCGCGAGAAGGCTCGTCAGGCTCAGTGCCGCTCCAACCTCCACCAGATCGCCGTGGCGTTGCGTGAGTACCGCGACAAGTGGGATCGCTATCCCTTCGCGCCGTACTACGACTCCACGGCGGGACGCTGGCTGGGCGGCATCAGCGCGCTGTACCCGGACTTCGTCAGCGACAAGGGCCTGCTGATCTGCCCGGACGATCACCAGATCAGCACGCGCAAGGGCACCGCCGCCGATATCTGCTACAGCAGCTACAACGGCATGGTGAGCACCAGCGACTGGACCTTCGAGACCTCGGACCAGACCAACCCCGACGGCCTGGGCGACGTGACGGGCGCCGTGGAACGGACGTACAACTACTACGGGTACAGCCAGGAGGGGTACGACTGCTTCGATGACAGCACCCGGCCCTTCAAGAGCACGCTGGCCTCGTGGCTGCGCAACGACGGTCTGAGCTGGCGGCACTACCCGCGGCTGTACAACCGCAACGCCCCCGACAACACGATCATCACGCACTGCGTGCACCATCGCCGCTTCTACGGCAAGGAGCTGGCGAAGATGGACGCGGTGGTGACCCTGGGCGGCAAGAGTTCCATGGTGAACGTCAGCCAGATGAGCCGGGCCGGTACGGACGCCGCACACCCGTCGAAGTGGGTGTCGCAGAAGAACTAG
- a CDS encoding prepilin-type N-terminal cleavage/methylation domain-containing protein: MRMHKRTTIGLTRRGLTLIELLVAMVVLLVGIYTVAAGFPRMLYAIRGEGDRTAMARLAEEAMARMSDNQYGLPDAITGGGSVEPRSYPEDLTAPHEARNALEDMRKVRGETFRVPAPPMGTSGGYGYYVLQQGPTECEDFRSDDPDPTVDSSPYVYMLVPLTERNDDPRATGAISLEDNWFYVDRDDGEIVVPTVVTTTEGNEARRWGTGGLPGVSKVVVDYAWTAEGNGDTEPVVHHVQSEVPSDRDTTTHAGQLVAKVHPAHLAGGINILPAQTRAWAWVKFQREAYNVAYPSGPGHYVLNNAYGLTLSFHPADVGLTLKVDYELAAYNTTEDVDAQTSGSTVYPRRFPLMIEDHVIERRVGRTDINSVDYAVIRLAVKGIDSEPLFVDDLSGADIDDVHMVAVDLQTGAIHDDNASADPFSLGAQDIFDPPFNGFTDGLVAVPISDSGGSKSYVGHTWRFFYCTLNRNAIQAQKAPRTYVDSETARTYLSAYLPSGETEATSLAEVDYRTYQLSHVAAPNDSNRRLGVIEFGQWLSGETWSTAESSSGETVAVSYAYVTAPRTREYVWAELHTVPVGGRKVTLNHATLAGHPIEILAVNGVSARAKAWWLNRTGRQLELDVETVFLANALGSVARVQ; this comes from the coding sequence ATGAGGATGCACAAGCGAACGACAATCGGGCTGACACGACGCGGCCTCACGCTCATTGAGCTGCTGGTCGCCATGGTCGTGCTGCTGGTCGGGATCTACACGGTGGCCGCCGGCTTCCCGCGGATGCTCTATGCCATCCGCGGCGAGGGCGACCGCACCGCCATGGCGCGGCTGGCCGAGGAAGCCATGGCGCGCATGTCGGACAACCAGTACGGCTTGCCCGACGCCATCACCGGAGGCGGGAGTGTCGAGCCCCGCAGCTACCCCGAGGACCTGACGGCCCCGCACGAGGCGCGCAACGCGCTGGAGGACATGCGCAAGGTACGCGGGGAGACCTTCCGCGTGCCGGCCCCGCCGATGGGTACCAGCGGCGGCTACGGGTACTACGTGCTGCAGCAGGGGCCGACGGAGTGCGAGGACTTCCGATCCGACGACCCGGATCCGACAGTGGATAGCTCCCCCTATGTCTACATGCTGGTGCCGCTGACCGAGCGCAACGACGATCCGCGCGCTACCGGCGCCATCTCGCTGGAGGACAACTGGTTCTACGTGGACCGCGACGACGGGGAGATCGTGGTCCCGACCGTGGTGACGACGACCGAGGGCAACGAAGCGCGCCGGTGGGGGACAGGCGGCCTGCCGGGGGTCAGCAAGGTCGTGGTGGACTACGCCTGGACGGCGGAGGGCAACGGCGACACGGAGCCGGTGGTGCACCACGTCCAGAGCGAGGTGCCCAGCGACCGGGACACGACGACCCACGCGGGGCAACTGGTGGCGAAGGTGCACCCGGCGCACCTGGCGGGCGGGATCAACATCCTCCCTGCTCAGACGCGCGCCTGGGCCTGGGTCAAGTTCCAGCGCGAGGCCTACAACGTCGCTTATCCCAGTGGCCCCGGCCACTATGTCCTGAACAATGCTTACGGTCTGACCCTGAGCTTCCATCCAGCCGATGTGGGGCTGACGCTCAAGGTGGACTACGAACTGGCGGCGTACAACACGACCGAGGATGTGGACGCCCAGACAAGCGGCTCCACGGTGTACCCGCGACGCTTCCCGCTGATGATCGAGGATCACGTCATCGAGCGGCGCGTGGGTCGGACCGACATCAACAGCGTGGACTATGCGGTCATCCGCCTGGCCGTCAAGGGCATCGACAGCGAGCCGCTGTTCGTTGATGACCTCAGCGGCGCGGACATTGACGACGTGCACATGGTGGCCGTGGATCTGCAGACGGGCGCGATCCACGACGACAACGCCAGCGCCGACCCCTTCTCACTGGGGGCGCAGGACATCTTCGATCCGCCCTTCAACGGCTTCACTGACGGTCTGGTGGCCGTGCCGATCTCCGACAGCGGCGGCAGCAAGTCGTATGTCGGTCATACGTGGCGCTTCTTCTACTGCACGCTGAACCGCAACGCCATCCAGGCGCAGAAGGCGCCGCGGACGTATGTGGACAGCGAGACGGCCCGCACGTACCTGTCGGCCTACCTGCCCTCGGGTGAGACCGAAGCGACCAGTCTGGCCGAGGTGGACTACCGGACCTATCAGCTCAGCCACGTGGCCGCACCGAACGACAGCAACCGACGCCTGGGTGTGATTGAGTTCGGCCAGTGGCTGAGCGGCGAGACCTGGTCCACGGCAGAGTCGTCGTCGGGCGAAACCGTGGCGGTCAGCTACGCCTATGTCACCGCACCGCGCACGCGGGAGTATGTGTGGGCGGAGCTGCACACGGTGCCGGTAGGCGGACGCAAGGTGACGCTGAACCACGCGACGCTCGCGGGCCATCCGATCGAGATACTGGCGGTCAACGGTGTGTCGGCCCGGGCCAAGGCCTGGTGGCTGAACCGCACGGGTCGGCAGTTGGAGTTGGATGTGGAGACGGTGTTCCTGGCCAATGCGCTGGGTTCCGTAGCGCGGGTGCAGTAG
- a CDS encoding type II secretion system GspH family protein codes for MSNATLFTTVRRGRERRAAAGALAGGPGGFTLVEVLVVLAILVILFGLLFAPMMAGMDMAQQGKVQSRLQDVARQAAEEVQRELINAVYVYPPPSYQVGTTTTVTDYSEVAFVPADTDSSGNVTTPRRPRLFTYGGQSEYLVVRYWVKPPDLTGGKAYDETNPFVLMRQEGVYRWDSALGRYVFGSVNTTNGAFQAGVPITENSVTPREDYDIPATTTVCLDDHTMHVGYVAACPSDDSTNLVYLHDDVKFQPERIIGEALAAQQNNTVFEARHGNWMGQPNNGVAVWKTTLSQTESELQPRIVQYRWNGSAYSNIALDTYTSVPEAQALHWNSATGTVQLGAWRTVRVEIQNPDATPASGEYYALKIEGDTYDASSNGTQTAPVAPVYPKTPTEWGEPAVPIAYHINPDYSDSTGAAAKVVPQSVRVVWGFTFKSTTTRQVAQFTPAQEVSQADLGLYEFSEFMPSNQRWAEARFNRYTPPGPQQLSNAERADLDAMWVDITYYYRRNFESSTSDCRDDVVYADYSTGEVVNITLIPQRFIELQPYRDGATNLVVPPDLPVGGVPVRTQAILLNARR; via the coding sequence ATGAGCAACGCAACTCTCTTCACAACAGTACGTAGAGGCCGGGAACGCCGGGCCGCCGCCGGAGCGCTGGCGGGGGGGCCGGGCGGCTTCACGCTGGTGGAAGTCCTGGTGGTGCTGGCCATCCTGGTCATCCTGTTCGGGTTGCTGTTCGCGCCCATGATGGCCGGCATGGACATGGCACAGCAGGGCAAGGTGCAGTCGCGGCTGCAGGATGTGGCGCGCCAGGCGGCTGAGGAAGTACAGCGCGAGCTGATCAACGCCGTCTACGTCTACCCGCCGCCGTCGTACCAGGTCGGCACCACCACCACCGTCACGGACTACTCGGAGGTCGCCTTCGTCCCGGCGGATACCGACTCTAGCGGCAACGTCACGACGCCGCGCCGCCCGCGCCTGTTCACCTACGGCGGGCAGAGCGAGTACCTGGTGGTGCGGTACTGGGTCAAGCCGCCGGATCTCACCGGTGGCAAGGCGTATGACGAGACTAATCCCTTCGTGTTGATGCGCCAGGAGGGCGTCTACCGCTGGGACAGCGCCCTGGGACGCTACGTCTTCGGCAGCGTGAATACGACCAACGGGGCATTCCAGGCCGGGGTGCCCATCACGGAGAACTCAGTCACGCCCCGCGAGGACTATGACATCCCGGCCACGACCACGGTCTGCCTGGACGACCATACCATGCACGTGGGCTATGTGGCCGCATGCCCCAGCGACGACAGCACGAACCTGGTCTACCTGCACGATGATGTGAAGTTCCAGCCCGAGCGGATCATCGGTGAGGCGCTCGCGGCCCAGCAGAACAACACGGTCTTCGAGGCGCGGCACGGCAACTGGATGGGCCAGCCCAACAACGGCGTGGCGGTGTGGAAGACGACGCTGTCGCAGACGGAGTCGGAACTGCAGCCGCGCATCGTGCAGTACCGGTGGAACGGCAGCGCCTATAGCAACATCGCGCTGGACACGTACACCTCGGTGCCGGAGGCTCAGGCGCTGCACTGGAACTCGGCGACAGGCACGGTGCAGCTCGGCGCCTGGCGCACGGTGCGGGTGGAGATACAGAACCCGGACGCGACGCCGGCTTCCGGCGAGTACTACGCGCTGAAGATCGAGGGCGACACCTACGACGCGTCGAGCAACGGCACGCAGACTGCCCCCGTGGCGCCGGTCTACCCCAAGACGCCGACGGAGTGGGGCGAGCCGGCCGTGCCGATCGCGTACCACATCAACCCGGACTACAGCGATAGCACGGGGGCGGCGGCCAAGGTCGTGCCGCAGAGCGTGCGGGTGGTCTGGGGCTTCACCTTCAAGTCTACCACGACCCGGCAGGTGGCGCAGTTCACGCCGGCGCAGGAGGTCAGCCAGGCTGACCTGGGGCTCTACGAGTTCAGTGAGTTCATGCCGAGCAACCAGCGGTGGGCGGAGGCGCGCTTCAACCGCTACACCCCGCCCGGCCCGCAGCAGCTCTCGAATGCAGAGCGGGCTGATCTGGATGCAATGTGGGTGGACATCACGTACTACTACCGGCGCAACTTCGAGAGCTCGACCTCGGACTGCCGCGATGACGTCGTCTATGCGGACTACTCGACCGGCGAGGTCGTCAACATCACGCTGATCCCGCAGCGCTTCATCGAGTTGCAGCCGTATCGGGACGGTGCCACGAACCTGGTGGTGCCTCCGGACCTGCCGGTGGGTGGCGTGCCGGTGCGCACCCAGGCGATCCTGCTGAACGCGCGCCGCTAA